The sequence CATATGGATCTTTCGAATTCCTCTCTCTTTTGTGGAGTCAGGATTATGGGTTGTCCTTACTTATTACACAGTAGGGTATGCTCCAGCTCCAAGTAGGTATGAAAGTAcactaatttgttaatttatataaagGAATCAACCATTCCAGAAATTTATACTGCTACATGTAGATATactataaatttgtttttattcctCGTGTGAAAATTAAGAAGTGAATCATTGCATGTTTATGGTTTGTTATCTATGTGTGTGAGTGTTTTATAAAAATCTAAGCAATCGTCAATGTGTATTAAGTATTAACCCAACAACCTTGCATGGTACAATAAGATGCATGCttaggaatatttttttttttatagatttaaaCAATTATTGCAGATTTTTTCGTCAGTTATTAGCATTCTTCTGCTCTCATCAAATGGGTATGTCTCTGTTCCGATTCATTGCTGCTCTTGGAAGAACACTAGTTGTGGCAAACACATTTGGTTTCTTTGTACTGCTACTTGTTTATGTGCTTGGTGGGTTCATTATTGCCAAAGGTGAGCCTCAattattctttttctctctctactcAATTGGTAAAATTAAATGCATGACAGAAACCAATATTTCATTCACTCAAGCAACTGTGTCAAAAATGGTTCATGCAACTTCAATAATTTCATTTACAGATAACCTTGAGCCTTGGATGAAATGGGGCTATTATATTTCTCCTATGATGTACGGTCAGAACGCCATTGCCATCAATGAATTTCTCGACGAGAGATGGAGCGCTGTAAGATCTTTAACAtgtggaaatttttttctatttcattttcttgcaaAACTGCATTCATTTATCTTCTTGCAGCCCAACACGGACCATAGAATTCCTGAGCCCACAGTTGGGAAGGCTCTTCTCAGGATTAGAAGCATGTTTACTGAAGACTATTGGTACTGGATTTCTATTGGTGCTCTACTAGGCTTTTCTCTGCTTTTCAACATTTGCTTTATAATTGCTCTTACATTTCTGAATCGTAAGTTCCCACACTGCTGCTTGTTTCTCCTACTGCCATAAAACTGTATCTTACAAGATCTTACATTGCAGCATATGGAGATTCTAAATCTATTATTCTGGAGGAGGAGAATGAGAAAAAGGGAACTACAGAAGACAGTTCTGCTTCAACTGATAAATCATTTGAAAGTATTGAATCTTACCTTCTTTCTTGTCAATAATATACTGTGAAATTTGAGAAAACAATAgatattttcactttatttcctGTTTTCTAAAGTTTGTACaggaaataatgaaaataactttttattgttttctttttttcattattttcctGTATAAATCTATTATGAAATCAGGAAACAAAGTGAAAATAAGAAATGTTTTCTCAAATCAAATGGCCCCTAAACTTTCTTCCTGGTAATGTTCTAACACACCAACTTGGTTTCATCACTTTTATCGGAATGTGTACTTTGCCCTGCAtggtttgaaatgatttttctaTTGGTGATCTGCTAGGACTTTGTCATGTTTTCAACCTTAATTTCTTTgcttaaatgttaaaatttacaCCAAATATATATCAGCTATTATAATGTATTCCTTttcaattacaatttacaaactAAAATGTTTAGATGCAGACATTGATATGGCAGAAAAAAACACCCGAGAGAGTTCAATTCCCAAAGCAGGCACTGCAACAACCAAGAGGGGAATGGTGTTACCCTTCAAGCCTCTATCACTTGCTTTTGATCACGTGAATTACTACGTCAATATGCCAACTGTAAATTCTACACACTCTAGTCCTAATTTAACCACCTTCAAATGTTACTTCAGCATTGTTTTTCGCTGCTTTCTTTTCTTACCTGTGATAAGTATCTCTGTTGATTAAGTTGTATTAATCCTCCAATGTACGACGTCTTAACAGTTTTTTCATACCAGGAAATGGAAAAACATGGAGTTGAAGGGAGTCGGCTTCAACTACTAAGAGATGTCAGTGGTGCTTTCAGGCCTGGAGTACTAACAGCATTAGTAGGTGTAACTGGTGCTGGAaaaaccacattgatggatgtTCTAGCTGGACGGAAAACTGGTGGTTATATTGAAGGAAGCATCAGCATATCTGGTTACCCAAAAAAACAAGCAACTTTTGCTCGGATTAGTGGATATTGTGAACAAAATGATATCCATTCTCCACGTATCACAGTGTATGAATCTATTCTGTTTTCTGCTTGGCTGCGTCTTGGTAAGGAGGTCAAGAGAGAGATAAAGAAGGTGTGTTTTGTTCAAATCAACTCATATTGAACTTCAACCCCTTCCCCCTtccctctttttctttatttacaaaaaacatTGTATCAGCCAATCTCCACAATCTGAAACATGACAGTGACCTTTGTTTTTATGAACTCTTCATCCTTTAAGAGCATAGATAAAGTCATAACCACAGGGCCAAGTTTCCAAAAATTTTCCATTAGTAATGTCCAAGTACTTCGCCCAAAACCTACCTTAGTCATTCATTCCAACTGCCTGAGCTTAGTCTAGGTGTCTTTAAGAAACCATTGAACGGAAAGCCAGTGTAAGTTGGAACAACCATTTAAGCTGAGATTTCAGTTGTTTAGGAGTAAATGGATATTATTCTGGAAGAGTTTGTCTAAATTTAGACTGATTGAACATGGTTTTAATCCGTAAGAATCGTATAtttttgttagaaaataaattagattaTATGATGTTCATTTGGGCCAGAACCACATATAACTATTGTGACTGGTTTAAGCAACTGAAGAACATGCCTAATCGTACCGTTTTACTGATCTTTCCATTCTAGAGCCATGCTTTACTTAATAAAGTATGTAACTAAATTATCTCCATCAATGTAAATGTTAtgaagaattatttttaaacagcCTCTCTTATGACAGATGTTTGTCGAGGAAGTTATGAACCTTGTTGAGCTACATCCAGTGAGAGATTTTCAAGTAGGCCTTCCTGGAATAGATGGTTTATCAACTGAACAAAGAAAGAGACTCACCATTGCAGTAGAATTGGTTGCCAATCCTTCTATCATCTTTATGGATGAGCCAACCTCCGGCCTTGACGCTAGAGCTGCAGCAATTGTTATGCGTGCTGTTAGAAATACAGCGGATACAGGGAGAACTATTGTCTGCACAATTCATCAACCAAGCATTGACATATTTGAATCTTTTGATGAGGTATGACTTCCCAAGATTTGGAGgttgaaattattatttctgAGAATTATCAAGACAAAATTCTCTCTCAACTTAATCTTTCCTTCAGCTGCTTTTGATGAAGAGAGGAGGACAAATCATATATAATGGTCCCTTAGGTCAACAATCTCAGAATCTTATAGCCCACTTTGAGGTGAGTACGATTTCTACACTGCAAAATCTATACATTCTGAAAATCGATAATCTTGTGAACTATTTGCAGGCTTTCCCGGAAGTTCCTAGAATCAAAGATGGTTATAATCCTGCCACATGGGTTTTGGAGATCAGTACTCCAGCAGTTGAGAGTCAGCTTAGAGTAGACTTTGCAGAATTCTACACAAAATCAGAATTGTATCAGTTAAGTGTTGATTGAAGTTGCATTCCCAGAGTACAGCCACTGTTCCCCTTTTTAATCTGAAATTAGACATGgtcttctcttttcatttttgacGTCAACTATTTTCAGGAGGAATCAAGAACTTATTAAAGAGCTAAGCACACCTTTAGAGGGAACAAAGGACCTTGATTTCCCTACTAAATACTCCCTTTCCTTTATCACTCAATGTATAGCTTGCTTCTGGAAACAGCACTTGTCCTACTGGAGGAATCCACAGTATAATGGCATCCGGTTATTCATGGCAATATCTATAGGTGTTATTTTTGGACTCATTTTCTGGAAAAAAGGAAACCAAACGTAAGTTCACTCACATGTTCTCCTTCTATGTATTGTACTTACAGAAAAAGTAGTTTAACTTTTGATTGGATAACCCATGAACCAAATAACATCAAAAGTATCATACTTCCTGGTTGGACAGTATTGGAACAATTTAAAGCTTTGTTCATATTGGATGATACTTCctattgtaattttaaaatttaggagAAAATAggtcaagttgaaatatttgTAGGAATCATCAATATCGTGTCAATTGTTACTTAATGCAACAGTTACCATAAAACTGTACAACCATCTACAAAAACTCTTTGTtgatctctattttttttaaaaaaattttgaaaaagacATCAGCTATGTATTTTATGAACAAGAAAATATCATGGCTATTTTCATGATCAGGAAAGGTGACTTGAGTGCCATGGTTACAAGTAAGGCCAATAAGGACTTTGCCTTAGGCCCAATAATAGAAAAGttattgatattatatatatttgttgacggtaataaaaaattatgaagacaCTAATGAGATTGCATTATGTTTGCCATCAAGTTACTGCAAGAAagagtaattttaaaagaattaaaaattgaaattttcattttaatttttctttcctacttcattcttaatattttctcttattttcctcttatttttattattattttttaagacttGAAGTGACAAGCTTAGAAAGTTagaagattaatataaaaattaagaattactatttcattaagtctttatataaattttgcCTTAGGCCTTGATATTTCTAGACATGGCCCTGGGTGACTTAGCTGAGGATAAATTGTTTTTGTCTGCAGAGATACGGAGCAAGATCTTATGAATTTAATGGGAGCTATTTTTGCTGCTGTTTTCTTTCTTGGAGGCTCCAACACTTCCACTGTTCAACCCATAGTTGCAATTGAAAGAACAGTCTTCTACCGTGAAAGAGCAGCTGGAATGTACTCAGCTCTACCTTATGCAATTGCTCAGGTAAATGCAGAcatatcctttcacataaaacaaggcaaaaataattgataatttaattcTCAATGACTGAGCAAATTTATGATATTTGTAAACATTGTGTTGCAGGTGGCAATAGAATGTATTTATGTTGCAATCCAGACATTTACCTTCAGTCTTATCCTTTTCTCAATGATGGGGTTCCTTTGGCGAGTTGACAAGTTCTTGTGGTTCTACTTCTTCATGTTCATTTCATTTGTCTACTTCACACTTTATGGCATGATGACTGCGGCTCTGACACCAAATCCTCAAATTGCTGCAATTGTTATGGCCTTCTTTTTAGTGTTTTGGAACGTATTCTCAGGTTTCATTATCCCAAAATCGGTAAGTAAAGCAAAGCaataattaaatacttttatagCCAGCGAGTAACAAAGCAAATTGTTCATTTCCCTGCATTAAATACAGTTCTGAAACATTAAGTGCACTTATTGAAATCTTTTTGCAATGCATTCTATAAGTCAcagtttggataaatttttggACCATTATGCATGACACATTTACATGCACTTTACTTCAGTTGGTTGAATACTGtgtatgaattattttaaacctTGGTACTTGAGTTCGATTTCTAACAGGTAAAAAAACATCTCCACAAATCCATTTACAATCTCAAAGTTACTCGCACacccataaaataaaatatcttttttgtgTTCAGCATTTTCCAGAACTCAAAAGAATCAAGTGCTGACGGAAGTTATAGGACAGGGATGCACTTCTTTGACCTTTGATATTCCTAGATTTGAGGAAACTGAATTCTGTGCTAAATGAAGTAAACTTTCACATTAGTCATTGAAATTACAAAAAACGAAAATTTGATCCCTGAAGTTAACAATTGTCGGTTTTTTAATCCCTAATGTCAAAGTCTGCCAGTTGGATCCCTGATTTTGATAGCTACCAGTCACTTTTGTTCTTGACTTTGGTGTGGATCAGTCAACTTGATTTCTAACATCAAAAACCAAATTAACTGATGGAATGATTATCGCAAACTTCACACACCAAATTGGCAATGATTGCCAAATTCAATAACTAAATTGACTGATTTAATAATGTTAGGAACTAAACTAACCGGTAGTGCCAAATTTGAGGACCATATTGGTTGACAGTTGTTGAAGGCAGGGAATAAATTTGCCTTTCTGTTCTGTTGTATTAGGGAATAAATTGATTGGTGGTGCTAATTTTAGAGACATTGCTTAAACAAACTATAACAGTATAACTATTGGCTGCTTCTCATTTTTGTAGCAAATTCCAATATGGTGGAGGTGGTTTTACTGGGTGTGTCCAACTGCCTGGAGTGTATATGGCCTAGTGACATCCCAGGTGGGTGACAAAGATACTCCTATTCTGGTACCTGGATCAGAACCAATGACAGTGAAAGCATTCCTTGAGGAAGAGTTCGGCTATGAATATGGCTTCCTCGGAGTTGTTGCTGTGGCTCATATTGCATTTGTTGCgttgtttctttttgtttttgcataTGGTATCAAAGTCTTTAATTTCCAGAAGAGATAAGTAACACGGAATAAATGAACAGAATAAacacaaataaaagaaagtagTAAAGATAGACATTTAAAGGTTTTTGTAGAATAGATATGTAGCATTATGCTTTTCCATACTGTCTGGAAATTTTCACTTGTGTGTAGTTTTTGGTCATTGTTCAACACCTGAAGTTTGGCACCAACATATCCTTCCAAAGTGTACAAATGATAAAGACTGTTTTTGGTCATTATTCAACTTCTGAAGTTTGTCATCAACACATATCCTTCCAAAGTGTACAAATAATAACAACTGTTGTGCATATTAGTGTGAGCAATGGACCATTTTTAAGAGAAGTTGACGTTCTTCCTATCAAGGAAAAATATTGGTTTATTGTccttcatctctctctctctgagtttgaatttctaGTAGGTCATGTATAGTATACTAGTCACACACGATATTTTCATTTGCTtctcatatccatatccatataTGAACAGATACTTTTGTGTACTTCACTGAAATATATTTGTGAAGTATCCAAGCagttaaaaaaagttatgagaAACTAATATAGTTACATGAGGCAtagaaacatatataatatcgaATCATATAAGCATTGTTCCTTAACGAATAAAAAATTGGAAACTCTTCTCGAGAAAGGAATgggattaatatttttcttttatccttAGACAATAGAAAGTGATTTATGATgataatgatttataatttttattttgtttttagtaaaTGTCCAATAAGCACGTTTTTAATAAGTATAATTactattatatatttctttcgtttatgtgtgtgtgtgtgaagttTGCTTACTACTTGAATTAAGCAATTGTAGTATTGGGCattgaaaaaatatgatatgCTTTGATAGTGTAAAGTGTCTTTACGATGTCATCTGATTATAATTCAacatcatatatattaattttgttaattttaataataattatcttaaaagttatattaaacatgattttttatttttaattagttgataacGTAAAAACATTATCCATTAAACTCCTTAGCAATATAAGAATTGAATCTATATGAACATATTACTGGAAGTGAAAATTTAGTACTCTGCACAGAATTTATCTCACACTCAGATTATGCTGAACCTGAACAAAGGGCAATAAAGATCTGTATTAAGTTTATATATCATGTATTTTTCTACTAGGCATCGAGTAGGGCATCCTTTAAAAGAACAGAGGGCgttcaaaaccaaaatttaggaAATCTGTTTAAATATAGATGCAGAGGTCCCACATGGCACATGACATTGTTTCTTGGAAACTCAAGTCTCGCATTAATGTCTATTCATAAATTCTGTAATAAATTGAATCATTTATAAAGTTATCcatatactaataatttaaaatgacaaGCAGAAGCGAATaaacttctaaaaaaatatattcgtaaaaataaatttaacgtAAATGCCAAATAACTATAAAAACAGCTTACCCTCACCCTTAAagtttgataaaatattatttcagaACATTGGTGACATTCATCCTGATCAATCATTAtaacaaaagcctatattgctCATTACAAAAGCTCAGGATTATGCATCAGCTTTGGTCAAGTTCAGTCAAAACATTCAGAAACTGAAAATATATCTCTTACAAGGACTTTTAAATCAAATTCCAGTTCCTGAactatataaataacataaactaCTAGCAAAAGCATAGAGAAAAAGAGATTATGCAATTAGAACACTCAATATTAAGCGTCAGGGACCATGAAACTCCTGAATCGATCTTCAATGACAATGACACTGTAACTATCGCTTCTCATCGGTTTTAACAGGAGCTTTATCCAGGTCATCAATCTCCTTCCTACTCTTTACCATACTCCATTTCTTACTATTGAAATCTAGTTTGTCCAAGTCCTCCGCAATTCCCACATAGCCATAAAGAATATTCTCCACTTTGTCTCCCTCATCTGTCTCGCTAATGTTACAGCTTTTAATACCTTCAGACTTTACTCTCTCATATTCAGCTCTACCGTGATTATTATCAGAAAGATATTTATGAAGCCTCTCTGCATCTCCCAGCCCACCAAACGTGCCAAGGAATTTCACCAATACAACACTTTGATCTGCAGGCTTCCCTAAGCATAATTTGATTCTTCCTCTCACAAAACCTTTGCctgaaagtttaaaataaaaaaaaaaaattgcccaATGCGCAGTTTTAACAAGGCAACAATTAATGAGTAAATTCCAAGGTGGAATAAAAGTTTCatgtaattataaatttaacatgCATTGTGCTAAGCATGCATATTCCAGTGGATGATTTATGCATATAATCAAACTAAGTAACATTTGGttcattataaattatgtttaagtTGAATAAATTACTATTCGTTGAATCACAACATCTAAACACAAACATACCTCTTAGAAATCCCTCAATTGTTTCCATGCTTACAACCTTCCAGTTTTGTGGATTGTCATCAGACATCGATATGTTATGGATGATAACAATAGGAGGCcaaagaatcaaatcctcctttTGAGCCAAAGCCTCTGCCTGAGGCAAGACCTGGGGAACCCAAGTTACTGTATCTTGAGGAACAACAGTATCCCATCCCATCAGAACACAAACTGCTTTGTGAAGACCCAAGTGCTTTGCTCTCAACCCGGCCTTATGGGACATAAAAGCATGAGTTACTAGGCGTTGAGTGTCCATGAATTCTTTCGACGAGCTGTAACCATACAGATAAATGGGACAAATAAACATGTTATGAGTTGCACAGCATAAATTACACTTcatcttaaaaaacaaaaaaaagcttACTGGTAAC comes from Glycine soja cultivar W05 chromosome 20, ASM419377v2, whole genome shotgun sequence and encodes:
- the LOC114403104 gene encoding pleiotropic drug resistance protein 2-like isoform X2 encodes the protein MEEGVDADEVVRSVSSLRMSIGSMSRRSWVSASVSEMWGAGHGGDVFERSTRVDDGDNDEEELMWAAIERLPTFERLRKSIVKRALEESGRFNYEEVDISNLGFQDKKKLLHAILRKVEVDNETFLRRIRERIDRVAIEIPKVEVRFEHLFVEGDAFNGTRALPTLVNSTMNAIERILGSINLLPSKRSVIKILQDVSGIVKPARLTLLLGPPRSGKTTLLQALAGKLDRDLRVSGRVTYCGHELSEFVPQRTCAYISQHNLHHGEMTVRETLDFSGRCLGVGTRHELLLELIKREKQSGLKPDPEIDAFMKATAVEGQETSLITDYVLKVLGLEICADTLVGDEMRRGISGGEKKRLTTGEMLVGPAKVFLMDEISTGLDSSTTFQIVKFLRQLVHVMDVTMIISLLQPAPETYDLFDDIILLSEGHIIYQGPRENVLNFFESVGFKCPERKGVADFLQEVTSRKEQEQYWFARDKPYRYVSVPEFVAHFNNFGIGQQLSQDLQVPYDRAETHPAALVKDKYGISKLELFKACFAREWLLMKRSAFVYIFKTTQIMIMSLITMTVFFRTEMRSGHLEDGRKYYGALFFSLTNIMFNGMAELSLTIFRLPVFFKQRDSLFFPAWAFAIPIWIFRIPLSFVESGLWVVLTYYTVGYAPAPSRFFRQLLAFFCSHQMGMSLFRFIAALGRTLVVANTFGFFVLLLVYVLGGFIIAKDNLEPWMKWGYYISPMMYGQNAIAINEFLDERWSAPNTDHRIPEPTVGKALLRIRSMFTEDYWYWISIGALLGFSLLFNICFIIALTFLNPYGDSKSIILEEENEKKGTTEDSSASTDKSFENIDMAEKNTRESSIPKAGTATTKRGMVLPFKPLSLAFDHVNYYVNMPTEMEKHGVEGSRLQLLRDVSGAFRPGVLTALVGVTGAGKTTLMDVLAGRKTGGYIEGSISISGYPKKQATFARISGYCEQNDIHSPRITVYESILFSAWLRLGKEVKREIKKMFVEEVMNLVELHPVRDFQVGLPGIDGLSTEQRKRLTIAVELVANPSIIFMDEPTSGLDARAAAIVMRAVRNTADTGRTIVCTIHQPSIDIFESFDELLLMKRGGQIIYNGPLGQQSQNLIAHFEAFPEVPRIKDGYNPATWVLEISTPAVESQLRVDFAEFYTKSELYQRNQELIKELSTPLEGTKDLDFPTKYSLSFITQCIACFWKQHLSYWRNPQYNGIRLFMAISIGVIFGLIFWKKGNQTDTEQDLMNLMGAIFAAVFFLGGSNTSTVQPIVAIERTVFYRERAAGMYSALPYAIAQVAIECIYVAIQTFTFSLILFSMMGFLWRVDKFLWFYFFMFISFVYFTLYGMMTAALTPNPQIAAIVMAFFLVFWNVFSGFIIPKSQIPIWWRWFYWVCPTAWSVYGLVTSQVGDKDTPILVPGSEPMTVKAFLEEEFGYEYGFLGVVAVAHIAFVALFLFVFAYGIKVFNFQKR
- the LOC114403104 gene encoding pleiotropic drug resistance protein 2-like isoform X1 produces the protein MEEGVDADEVVRSVSSLRMSIGSMSRRSWVSASVSEMWGAGHGGDVFERSTRVDDGDNDEEELMWAAIERLPTFERLRKSIVKRALEESGRFNYEEVDISNLGFQDKKKLLHAILRKVEVDNETFLRRIRERIDRVAIEIPKVEVRFEHLFVEGDAFNGTRALPTLVNSTMNAIERILGSINLLPSKRSVIKILQDVSGIVKPARLTLLLGPPRSGKTTLLQALAGKLDRDLRVSGRVTYCGHELSEFVPQRTCAYISQHNLHHGEMTVRETLDFSGRCLGVGTRHELLLELIKREKQSGLKPDPEIDAFMKATAVEGQETSLITDYVLKVLGLEICADTLVGDEMRRGISGGEKKRLTTGEMLVGPAKVFLMDEISTGLDSSTTFQIVKFLRQLVHVMDVTMIISLLQPAPETYDLFDDIILLSEGHIIYQGPRENVLNFFESVGFKCPERKGVADFLQEVTSRKEQEQYWFARDKPYRYVSVPEFVAHFNNFGIGQQLSQDLQVPYDRAETHPAALVKDKYGISKLELFKACFAREWLLMKRSAFVYIFKTTQIMIMSLITMTVFFRTEMRSGHLEDGRKYYGALFFSLTNIMFNGMAELSLTIFRLPVFFKQRDSLFFPAWAFAIPIWIFRIPLSFVESGLWVVLTYYTVGYAPAPSRFFRQLLAFFCSHQMGMSLFRFIAALGRTLVVANTFGFFVLLLVYVLGGFIIAKDNLEPWMKWGYYISPMMYGQNAIAINEFLDERWSAPNTDHRIPEPTVGKALLRIRSMFTEDYWYWISIGALLGFSLLFNICFIIALTFLNPYGDSKSIILEEENEKKGTTEDSSASTDKSFENADIDMAEKNTRESSIPKAGTATTKRGMVLPFKPLSLAFDHVNYYVNMPTEMEKHGVEGSRLQLLRDVSGAFRPGVLTALVGVTGAGKTTLMDVLAGRKTGGYIEGSISISGYPKKQATFARISGYCEQNDIHSPRITVYESILFSAWLRLGKEVKREIKKMFVEEVMNLVELHPVRDFQVGLPGIDGLSTEQRKRLTIAVELVANPSIIFMDEPTSGLDARAAAIVMRAVRNTADTGRTIVCTIHQPSIDIFESFDELLLMKRGGQIIYNGPLGQQSQNLIAHFEAFPEVPRIKDGYNPATWVLEISTPAVESQLRVDFAEFYTKSELYQRNQELIKELSTPLEGTKDLDFPTKYSLSFITQCIACFWKQHLSYWRNPQYNGIRLFMAISIGVIFGLIFWKKGNQTDTEQDLMNLMGAIFAAVFFLGGSNTSTVQPIVAIERTVFYRERAAGMYSALPYAIAQVAIECIYVAIQTFTFSLILFSMMGFLWRVDKFLWFYFFMFISFVYFTLYGMMTAALTPNPQIAAIVMAFFLVFWNVFSGFIIPKSQIPIWWRWFYWVCPTAWSVYGLVTSQVGDKDTPILVPGSEPMTVKAFLEEEFGYEYGFLGVVAVAHIAFVALFLFVFAYGIKVFNFQKR